One stretch of Zootoca vivipara chromosome 8, rZooViv1.1, whole genome shotgun sequence DNA includes these proteins:
- the GPLD1 gene encoding phosphatidylinositol-glycan-specific phospholipase D isoform X3, with protein MEAFKIWSALAVLCSFCRKGTSCGLSTHIEIAHRALEFFSSPEGNVDYRKLILTHQDAYQAGSLYPDAFYSGICRNGLFHQVSEDTHWAPFLNTSIHYIRKNYPQPWGEATEKLVAFLFGIASHMVADVSWHSLGIEQGFLHAMAAIDFHGSYSDAHAAGDFGGDVLSQFELDFSYLEPSWYVPVKDLLSIYQELYGLKVITEDTIVDCTYLQFLELFGEMITVAKLYPIYARKSSFLVNKFHEYFLGGVDDMAFSSNNIFQLTSQMLENGTSGCFIPENPLYIRCKDEQTNAVIIKQSKTEHYRQTTSSMAKSVEKNISYTERGVYFDVPPWTANYLQLSNSATAKDLRRVLSVTPQGSPNHVTKPSASYFLKTPYARLGWALISADLNQDGYDDLVAGAPGYSWLGHIQIGRVYIVYGNESGLPHANMDLDQEADCILEGNKPSARFGSAVAVLDFNEDGVLDLAVGAPSVGSQELSYRGSVYVFFGNRGQGFCNLPNVTIACQEIYCNLGWSLLAADLDGDGNNDLVVGSPYAAGGGKQRGFVASFYSFLNRSSQDQLFLSDADWIVKGEKDYAWFGSSLSSVQLQNTTLLLIGSPSWKSCRSSLSCYVLRDTKLTIGKVYGYIPPSTRSWFTLTGDREMGRLGSSLATGFLSVGGISRQVLVVGAPSQDSTSRIAFISSVLHQAGSALMYDLTDPAKPFLLSTFSGDRRFSRFGGDVHLRDLNNDGLDEIIVTSPLRAKDIIAGLFGGDAARVYIFSGNQTTSGHVTGNCKSWTSPCPEDWAQYVIISPEEKSRFGSAVITVKSGQKTEVVVAAERSSREARLSGRLFLYTF; from the exons ATGGAAGCTTTCAAGATCTGGTCTGCTCTAGCTGTACTTTGCAGTTTTTGCCGTAAAGGTACATCATGTGGCTTGTCAACACATATTGAAATAG CTCACAGAGCTCTGGAATTTTTCAgcagcccagaaggaaatgttgACTATCGCAAG TTGATACTAACCCACCAAGATGCCTATCAGGCTGGAAGCCTGTATCCTGATGCCTTTTATTCTGGTATCTGCAGGAATG GGCTGTTCCATCAAGTATCTGAGGACACTCACTGGGCACCTTTTCTCAATACCAGTATCCATTACATCAGAAAGAACTATCCTCAGCCCTGGGGAGAG GCCACAGAGAAACTGGTGGCTTTCCTCTTTGGAATCGCTTCTCATATGGTGGCGGACGTGAGCTGGCATAGCTTGGGGATTGAACAAGGATTTTTACATGCCATGGCAGCT ATTGATTTTCATGGCTCATATTCAGATGCTCATGCTGCTGGTGATTTTG GAGGAGACGTGCTGAGCCAGTTTGAGCTTGATTTTAGTTATTTGGAACCAAGCTG GTATGTGCCAGTCAAAGATTTACTGTCAATCTACCAGGAACTTTATGGGCTGAAAGTAATAACTGAAGACACGATTGTTGACTGCACGTACCTGCAGTTTCTTGAACT GTTTGGTGAAATGATCACTGTCGCCAAG CTTTACCCCATCTATGCCAGGAAGTCCTCATTTTTGGTGAACAAATTCCACGAATATTTTCTCGGTGGTGTGGATGATATGGCATTCTCGTCAAATAATATTTTCCAGCTAACAAGTCAAATGTTAGAGAATGGAACAAG TGGCTGCTTTATTCCTGAGAATCCTTTGTATATACGCTgtaaagatgaacaaacaaatgcTGTCAT AATCAAACAGTCCAAAACTGAGCACTACAGACAAACGACTTCTTCAATGGCCAAATCAGTTGAAAAAAATATCAGCTACACAGAGCGAGGAGTTTATTTTGATGTGCCACCTTGGACAGCA AATTATCTTCAGTTGAGCAATAGTGCCACTGCAAAAGATTTGAGGAGAGTCTTGTCAGTCACGCCACAAGGGTCACCTAACCATGTAACCAAACCCAGTGCTTCATATTTTCTGAAAACGCCATATGCTAGACTTGGGTG GGCGTTGATTTCTGCTGACCTAAACCAGGACGGCTACGATGACCTGGTAGCAGGAGCGCCCGGATACAGCTGGCTGGGACACATTCAGATAGGCCGTGTATATATTGTTTATGGTAACGAATCAGGTTTGCCTCATGCAAACATGGACCTAGACCAGGAAGCAGATTGCATTCTGGAGGGGAATAAG CCTTCAGCAAGGTTTGGTTCTGCTGTAGCAGTTCTAGATTTCAACGAGGATGGTGTGTTGGATCTAGCAGTGGGAGCCCCGTCCGTAGGATCACAGGAACTCAGTTACAGG GGCtctgtatatgtattttttggCAATAGAGGACAAGGTTTCTGCAACCTACCAAATGTCACCATAGCTTGTCAA GAAATATACTGTAACCTTGGCTGGTCACTGCTGGCAGCCGACCTTGATGGCGATGGAAACAATGATCTTGTAGTTGGTTCTCCTTATGCAGCTGGTGGTGGGAAACAAAGAGGATTTGTGGCTTCGTTTTATTCCTTTCTCAATAGAAGCAGCCAag ACCAGCTGTTCCTATCAGATGCGGACTGGATAGTAAAAGGAGAAAAGGATTATGCGTGGTTTGGGTCATCACTCAGCAGCGTCCAACTTCAAAATACAACCTTGCTGCTTATCGGCAGTCCTTCTTGGAAAAGCTGTAGAAG TAGTCTAAGCTGCTATGTCTTACGAGATACCAAGCTGACGATTGGGAAGGTATACGGCTATATCCCACCAAGCACGCGGAGTTGGTTTACCTTAACTGGAGATAGG GAAATGGGGAGACTTGGTTCATCCTTGGCCACCGGCTTCCTTTCTGTAGGAGGAATCTCCAGGCAAGTGTTGGTAGTTGGTGCACCATCACAAG ACAGCACATCTAGGATTGCATTTATAAGCTCAGTGCTGCACCAAGCAGGAAGTGCTTTGATGTATGATTTGACGGACCCTGCCAAGCCATTTCTGCTGAGCACTTTCAGCGGGGACAGGAGATTTTCACGCTTCGGAGGAGATGTGCACTTGCGTGACCTAAACAATGATGGACTTG ATGAGATCATTGTGACCTCACCTCTTCGAGCAAAAGACATCATAGCTGGGCTGTTTGGAGGAGACGCTGCACGTGTTTACATATTTAGTGGAAACCAGACCACCTCTGGACATGTGACAGGCAACTGCAAATCATGGACTTCACCTTGTCCTGAAGACTGG GCACAGTATGTCATCATTTCTCCTGAG